Proteins co-encoded in one Streptomyces sp. NBC_01283 genomic window:
- a CDS encoding IS110 family transposase has protein sequence MTHEAREITGGVDTHGLTHHAAVIDQIGRHLADREFPASIRGYRDLLDWMRSRGELAAVGVEGTGAYGAELARVLTAAGVTVIDVDRPDRKTRRMKGKSDPIDAYAAATAVLSGRATGVPKSRDGVVEAVRVLRMARRSAVKARTQAMNQIRGLLVSAPAMLREQVAGLDRAVLIRTLARLRPGDDLSRPLAATRASLRRLARRHLALDEEITELDCEIGPLVKQAAPALLELFGVGPETAGQLLASAGDNPQRMRSEAAFAHLAGVAPIPASSGRTHRHRLNRGGDRAANNALHTIVLVRMRFDERTRAYVERRTKEGLNKKDIMRCLKRFVAREVYRALTATPTERITQTDLAPAA, from the coding sequence ATGACGCACGAAGCCCGGGAGATCACCGGCGGAGTCGACACCCACGGCCTGACGCACCATGCCGCGGTAATCGACCAGATCGGCCGGCACCTGGCCGACCGGGAGTTCCCCGCCAGCATCCGTGGCTACCGCGACCTGCTGGACTGGATGCGTTCCCGCGGCGAGTTGGCAGCGGTCGGAGTGGAGGGCACCGGCGCCTACGGGGCCGAACTTGCCCGGGTTCTCACCGCGGCCGGGGTCACCGTCATCGACGTGGACCGCCCCGACCGCAAGACCCGCCGGATGAAGGGAAAATCCGACCCGATCGACGCCTACGCCGCCGCGACGGCGGTACTGTCCGGCCGGGCGACCGGCGTTCCCAAGAGTCGGGACGGCGTGGTCGAGGCGGTGCGGGTCCTGCGGATGGCCCGCCGCAGCGCGGTCAAGGCCCGCACCCAGGCGATGAACCAGATCCGCGGCCTGCTTGTCTCCGCGCCCGCGATGCTGCGCGAGCAGGTCGCAGGGCTGGACCGGGCCGTGCTGATACGCACGCTCGCCCGCCTGCGGCCCGGCGACGACCTGTCCCGCCCGCTCGCGGCGACCCGGGCATCGCTGCGGCGACTGGCCCGCCGTCACCTGGCGCTGGACGAGGAGATCACCGAGCTGGACTGCGAGATCGGACCGCTGGTGAAGCAGGCCGCCCCAGCACTGCTGGAACTGTTCGGCGTCGGCCCCGAGACCGCCGGGCAGCTGCTGGCCTCAGCCGGCGACAACCCCCAACGCATGCGCTCCGAGGCGGCATTCGCGCACCTCGCCGGAGTCGCCCCGATCCCGGCCTCGTCCGGCCGCACCCACCGCCACCGGCTCAACCGCGGCGGCGACCGGGCGGCGAACAACGCCCTGCACACCATCGTGCTGGTCCGCATGCGCTTCGACGAACGTACCCGCGCCTACGTCGAACGCCGCACCAAGGAAGGGCTAAACAAAAAGGACATCATGCGCTGCCTCAAGCGGTTCGTCGCCCGCGAGGTCTACCGCGCTCTGACCGCCACACCAACGGAACGAATCACTCAAACCGACCTCGCTCCTGCAGCTTGA